The following proteins are co-located in the Armatimonadota bacterium genome:
- a CDS encoding acylneuraminate cytidylyltransferase family protein — MDTNRRVLAIIPARGGSKGIPRKNVRELAGKPLIVWTIEAALRSTLIDRLVVSTDDDEIAEVASAAGAEVIRRPAELAGDTTPTEPALLHALQVLEDREGYIPDAVTLLQCTSPLRGTDTIDECINLLFDSGCDAVMTVLHVQHWYLMGTRDETGRYHAEYDYQKRPRSQDMPQKYRENGAVYVTRRDVLLAYQNRLGGHVRVVEMDPIRSIDIDHEEDFVLAGEAIRGIEIR; from the coding sequence ATGGACACCAATCGTCGTGTACTGGCCATCATCCCCGCTCGCGGGGGCTCCAAGGGGATCCCCCGCAAGAATGTGCGGGAACTGGCGGGCAAGCCGCTGATCGTGTGGACCATCGAGGCTGCCCTGAGGTCCACCCTCATCGACCGCCTGGTGGTCTCTACGGATGATGATGAGATCGCCGAAGTCGCTTCTGCCGCAGGGGCCGAAGTCATCCGCCGGCCCGCGGAGCTCGCCGGGGACACAACCCCCACCGAGCCCGCTCTGCTCCACGCCCTCCAGGTCCTTGAGGACAGGGAGGGGTACATTCCCGACGCTGTGACCCTTCTGCAGTGCACCTCGCCTTTGCGCGGGACCGACACCATCGACGAGTGCATCAACCTGCTCTTTGATTCCGGCTGCGACGCAGTAATGACTGTCCTGCACGTGCAGCACTGGTATCTCATGGGCACTCGTGACGAGACCGGACGGTACCATGCCGAGTATGACTACCAGAAGCGCCCGCGCTCCCAGGACATGCCCCAGAAGTACCGGGAAAATGGGGCGGTCTACGTGACCCGCCGTGATGTCCTGCTCGCGTACCAGAACCGTCTTGGCGGCCACGTAAGGGTGGTGGAGATGGACCCGATCCGCTCCATCGACATTGACCATGAGGAGGATTTCGTGCTCGCCGGAGAAGCCATCCGGGGCATCGAGATACGCTGA
- a CDS encoding N-acetylneuraminate synthase family protein, producing the protein MTRIITHLAIGDRLIGPGEPAYIIAEAGINHNGNPELARKLIDVAVASGVDAVKFQKRTLETLYSARTLDDPTREEKEIGFLLPYLQQAELSEEVMRDLSGYCAERGVEFICSPWDIESVDFLESIGIRCYKVASADLTNLPLLEHLAATGKPLILSTGMSSLDEIATTVEMLHQRGVQFALLHCQSTYPAPFKDINLRFMERLREFGVPVGYSGHERGIAVSTAAVAMGACIIERHITLDRTMPGPDHAASLEPVGLEKQVRDIRNVEQAMGKPKRVRSRGELLNRLALGKSLVAARPIRAGEVIAADMIKVMGPGHGILPQRMGELIGRTARRDIAQDEQFRETDLSDASLEELAGGFPLRWGPVVRYRDLDRMTRFHPDLFEFHLTDTDLDAEIPDLPSFSQELVIHAPEYYHGRLLNFCSPDRATVQTSMDVLRRVMDIARELRPHFSGTPERVRVVSHPGAMSYEPEPDTRADLVARLCDNLPQLLAEPGVEVLMENMPPYPWYFGGQWYHDAFMAVEDWLQLVEATGARLCFDVSHAALACAAGHGDLLEFTRLIAPHTAHVHIADASGTDGEGLQIGEGEVPFEDIMPVLQGLDVGFIPEIWMGHRNDGEGFVIALNRLAKFVR; encoded by the coding sequence ATGACGCGAATCATCACACACCTGGCAATCGGCGACCGCCTCATCGGCCCCGGCGAGCCGGCATACATCATCGCAGAGGCGGGTATCAACCACAACGGCAACCCCGAGCTTGCCCGCAAGCTCATCGACGTAGCTGTGGCATCCGGGGTCGATGCGGTGAAGTTCCAGAAGCGCACGCTGGAAACCCTTTACTCCGCTCGCACCCTCGACGACCCCACACGCGAGGAAAAGGAGATCGGCTTTCTCCTGCCCTACCTGCAGCAGGCTGAGCTCTCTGAGGAGGTCATGCGCGACCTGTCGGGATACTGCGCCGAACGCGGCGTGGAGTTCATCTGCAGTCCGTGGGACATCGAGAGCGTGGACTTCCTGGAGAGCATCGGCATCCGCTGCTACAAGGTGGCATCCGCGGACCTCACAAACCTGCCCCTGCTGGAGCACCTGGCCGCCACCGGCAAGCCGCTGATCCTGTCCACCGGCATGTCCAGCCTGGACGAGATCGCAACCACCGTGGAAATGCTGCACCAGCGCGGGGTCCAGTTTGCGCTTCTGCATTGCCAGTCTACGTACCCGGCGCCATTCAAGGACATCAACCTGCGCTTCATGGAGCGCCTGCGGGAGTTCGGGGTGCCCGTTGGTTACTCTGGGCATGAGCGTGGGATCGCGGTGTCCACCGCCGCCGTGGCCATGGGGGCCTGCATCATCGAGCGCCACATCACTCTCGACCGCACCATGCCCGGCCCCGATCACGCCGCCAGTCTGGAACCTGTAGGCCTGGAGAAGCAGGTGCGGGACATCCGCAATGTGGAGCAGGCCATGGGCAAGCCGAAAAGGGTCCGCTCACGTGGGGAGCTGCTCAATCGCCTGGCCCTGGGCAAGAGCCTGGTTGCGGCGCGCCCGATCCGAGCCGGAGAAGTCATCGCCGCGGATATGATCAAGGTCATGGGGCCCGGCCACGGGATCCTTCCCCAGCGCATGGGCGAGCTCATTGGACGCACCGCCCGCAGAGATATCGCGCAGGATGAACAGTTCCGCGAGACCGACCTGTCCGATGCGTCTCTCGAGGAACTGGCGGGCGGGTTCCCCCTGCGCTGGGGTCCTGTGGTGCGCTACCGCGACCTGGACCGTATGACCCGCTTCCACCCGGACCTGTTCGAATTCCACCTCACCGATACCGACCTGGATGCCGAGATACCGGACCTGCCCTCCTTCTCCCAGGAATTGGTCATCCACGCGCCCGAGTACTACCACGGCCGCCTGCTCAACTTCTGCAGCCCGGACCGCGCCACGGTGCAGACCAGCATGGATGTCCTGCGACGGGTCATGGACATCGCCCGCGAACTGCGCCCGCATTTTTCCGGAACGCCCGAACGCGTGCGCGTTGTCTCACACCCCGGCGCAATGAGCTATGAGCCGGAGCCCGACACCCGCGCCGACCTGGTAGCCCGACTGTGCGACAACTTGCCCCAACTCCTTGCGGAGCCCGGTGTGGAAGTGCTCATGGAAAATATGCCACCGTATCCGTGGTACTTCGGCGGCCAGTGGTATCATGACGCATTCATGGCTGTGGAGGACTGGCTCCAGCTCGTCGAGGCGACGGGCGCCCGGCTGTGCTTCGACGTCTCCCACGCCGCCCTCGCCTGCGCGGCGGGACATGGTGACTTGCTGGAGTTCACTCGCCTCATCGCCCCCCACACCGCCCACGTCCACATCGCAGACGCCTCGGGCACCGATGGCGAAGGGCTGCAAA